A genomic window from Vitis riparia cultivar Riparia Gloire de Montpellier isolate 1030 chromosome 18, EGFV_Vit.rip_1.0, whole genome shotgun sequence includes:
- the LOC117905311 gene encoding F-box protein At1g22220, with protein sequence MHQMSEDSFDRLPDPLILVIFNSVADIKTLIRCRAVSKRFNSLVPQAETLVLKVDRVISTDSDGSFFLSFLKSIFRSLHHIISPKSLPIQPRPHNSPTQILRGFDRIRNLEIELPGGDLCLEKGAVLKWKAEFGKRLKSCVIMGYRGLGEGEELDFGGDMDGGLKVRVVWTISALIAASARHYLLKELIREHRELERLVLRDRDGEGTVVMDREALRECRDGEGEEEQEEEAVEPGERDKSRTKVPAVQMRMRHEPLLELEGCGVRMGGATLVVVTPIKDGRKMGTEEPGLVCDAFEGMFGEAARTLLKTRTYLLEMNSF encoded by the coding sequence ATGCATCAGATGAGCGAAGACAGCTTCGATCGATTACCAGACCCGCTTATCCTAGTCATCTTCAACTCAGTTGCAGACATCAAAACCCTAATTCGGTGCCGCGCCGTCTCCAAGCGTTTCAACTCGTTGGTTCCTCAGGCAGAGACTCTGGTCTTGAAGGTGGATCGTGTCATCTCCACTGACTCAGATGGTTCCTTTTTCCTCAGCTTCCTTAAATCCATCTTCAGATCGCTGCACCATATCATATCCCCAAAATCACTACCAATCCAACCTCGGCCGCACAACTCCCCGACCCAAATCCTGCGGGGGTTCGACAGGATTAGGAACCTGGAGATTGAGTTACCAGGGGGCGACCTGTGTTTGGAGAAGGGGGCGGTTCTGAAATGGAAGGCGGAGTTCGGAAAGAGGCTGAAGAGTTGCGTCATCATGGGGTACCGCGGGCTGGGAGAGGGGGAAGAGTTGGATTTTGGGGGAGATATGGATGGAGGGTTGAAGGTGAGAGTGGTGTGGACGATAAGTGCGCTGATAGCGGCGTCGGCAAGGCACTACTTGCTGAAGGAGTTGATAAGGGAGCACAGAGAGCTGGAGAGGTTGGTATTGAGGGATAGGGATGGAGAAGGCACGGTGGTGATGGATAGGGAGGCGTTGAGAGAGTGCAGGGATGGGGAGGGGGAGGAGGAACAGGAGGAAGAGGCGGTTGAACCTGGCGAGAGGGATAAGAGTAGAACAAAGGTGCCAGCAGTGCAGATGAGGATGAGACACGAACCGTTGCTGGAGCTCGAGGGGTGTGGAGTTAGAATGGGGGGGGCCACCCTGGTGGTAGTGACACCGATTAAGGATGGGAGGAAGATGGGGACGGAGGAGCCTGGGTTAGTTTGTGATGCGTTTGAAGGGATGTTCGGAGAAGCCGCTAGGACTCTGCTCAAGACTCGGACTTACCTCCTCGAGATGAACTCCTTCTAA